ACCTTTGACCTCTTCATCCGCCGCCTCCCCGAAAACCGCAGCTACTTCCTATTCGCCGGACTAGAAGAAGCCTTAGAGTATCTGCAAACCCTAAAATTCACCGAGGAACAACTGGGCTACCTCACAAAACAGGGCTTCCGACCCGACTTCCTCGATTATCTTCGAGACTTCAAGTTTACGGGGGAAGTGTGGGCAATGCCCGAAGGAACCATAGCCTTCCCCAACGAGCCCCTCCTCCGCGTTACTGCCCCAATCATCGAAGCACAACTCGCCGAAACCTTTCTCCTCAACTCCATAAACCTCCAAACCATGATAGCCACCAAAGCCTCACGTGTAGTACAGGCAGCAAAAGGCAAAACAGTCATAGAGTTTGGGCTACGCCGCGAACCCGGAATCGACGCAGGCATGAAGGTCGCGCGGTCCAGCTACATCGCTGGCTGCCAAGGAACAAGCAACGTCTTAGCAGGTATGGCTTATGGCATCCCTGTCTTTGGAACCATGGCGCACAGCTTCATCATGTCCTACCCAAAAGAAATCGACGCCTTCCGCGCATTCTCCAAAACCTTCCCCAACAAAACCACACTACTCATCGACACCTACGACGATATAGTAGGAGCCGAAAAAGCCGCAACCGTAGCCAAAGAACTCGAAGCCAAAGGCCACCGACTGGGCGGGGTGCGATTGGACAGCGGCGACTTAGCCGAAGTCAGCCGAAAAGTCCGCAAACTCCTCGACGCCAAAGGCTTAAACTATGTGAACATTTTTGCCAGCGGCGACTTAGAAGAATTCAAAATCGCTCAGCTACTCGAAGACGGCGCACCCATCGACGCGTTTGGCGTAGGAACAAAGATGGGTACCTCTGCCGACCGACCCTACCTTGACGGCATCTATAAACTCTGCGAAACCCAAAACGGCGACGGCAGCTTCAACCCAATAATGAAGCTAAGCAAAGACAAAATCACCCACCCCGGACGCAAACAGGTATATCGATTCTTCTCAAATGATGGAAATTTCCGCAAAGACCACATCGCATTAACCGAAGAGACTGTTGAAGCCAAACCTTTACTGGAGAAAGTTATGGAAAACGGAAAACAAATTAAGGCGACGCCGACCCTGCAAGAAATCCGCGAAACAGCAAAAGCGAACCTTGCCAAGTTGCCAGCCCAATACAAAGTATTAACTAATGCCCCAGCATACCCCGTGGAGCTCAGCATAAAGCTCCAGAAGTTAATAGATAAGGTAAGACGACAAATTACTGAAAACGAAATTAACCACGCAAACGGAAAACAGTAGCGCTATTTTTGTTTAAGGCGTCTTTTGTATTCGCCGCAGTAGCTGTTTCCGCCACAGGTGCATTGAGGCGTGACTTTGTCGCATTCCTTGAGGTATTCGCATTTATAGAAAAACGCGTCAAAACGCTCTTTTAGACCAGTAAACATTAAGGGTCCCCCTTCTCTCTACATAGATATCGGACCACTGAAATATATTAGGTCATCGCTAAAGTGGTCCAGAATTAGCAAACACTTAATAGTCGTTTTTTAAAACCTTTAAGTCTAAAAAAGGGAGCAACATTATGCAAAGTTGTCCAGCCATAGTTGCTGTTGGCCGTACAAAATTTGGAGAACATTACGGCAAAGAACCCGAAAAACTCATCGAGGAAGCGTGGCTTGCCGCATCCAACGAATGCAGCATCGAACGCAAAAACCTCGAAGCCTGCTACATGTCCGACTGTTTCTTACCCATAACCAACAAACTCGGACTAGAAGAGGGCTTCCTCTCGGAACTCACTGAACTCCACGTACCCATGGAAGTCACCCGCAGCTTCAGCGCCGCCCTACAAACCGCCTGCCACGCCATACAAGCAGGAGTCTACAACACAGTACTCGTTGGCGGAATAGAGAAGATGACGGACAGATGGGACAAAATCCGCGACGACCTCATGCTGTTAGATGACCCCTGGTGCTACTATGCAGGCGGAACCCCCGAATCCAATCATGAACTCATGCTCCGCGCCTACATCAAAAAACACGGACTAAACCCCAAAGACCAAGAAACCCTCAACATCGCGTTAGCCGAAGTTGCCGTCAAAAACCATGCAAACGCAACCAAAAACAAATACGCGCAATTCCAAAGAAAAATCACCGTTGACCAAGTCATCAGCGCACGCAAAGCCGCCCAAAAACCCCTTGGACTCTATGACTTCGCGCCCATATCGGATGGCGCAACCGCGTTAATTCTGACCAGCGAAAAAACCGCCCAAACCTACACCGCCAAACCGGTCTATGTGCTGGGTTGCGGTTTAGCTACCGATTACCTCAATTACCCCGCTCGCGAAGACCTCTCACATTTCATAGCGGCTGAGCTTGCAATGGGTAAAGCCTCTGAAATGTCCAAGCTTAGGCCCGAGGATTTGCAGCTTTTAGAACTCTATGACCAATCCACTATGATGGAGATGGTTTCGCTCGAAGACCTTGGCTTTTGTCAGCCCGGAACCGCGTGGAAAGGAATACATGAAGGCTGCAGCACAGGCCAAAACTGCTACGAATTCAACGACAAACCCTACTTTGTTAATACTAATGGCGGATTAAAAGCAGATGGCAACCCGCTGGGTGCAACGGGGGGCGCTCAAGTCTTTGAGGTTTTCCGTCAACTCCGCGGCGAATCAGCTGAACGCCAAGTCCGACTTGAAGAGGGCTTACCTAAAAACGGTTGCGTTGTTGAATTTGAGG
The DNA window shown above is from Candidatus Bathyarchaeota archaeon and carries:
- a CDS encoding thiolase family protein translates to MQSCPAIVAVGRTKFGEHYGKEPEKLIEEAWLAASNECSIERKNLEACYMSDCFLPITNKLGLEEGFLSELTELHVPMEVTRSFSAALQTACHAIQAGVYNTVLVGGIEKMTDRWDKIRDDLMLLDDPWCYYAGGTPESNHELMLRAYIKKHGLNPKDQETLNIALAEVAVKNHANATKNKYAQFQRKITVDQVISARKAAQKPLGLYDFAPISDGATALILTSEKTAQTYTAKPVYVLGCGLATDYLNYPAREDLSHFIAAELAMGKASEMSKLRPEDLQLLELYDQSTMMEMVSLEDLGFCQPGTAWKGIHEGCSTGQNCYEFNDKPYFVNTNGGLKADGNPLGATGGAQVFEVFRQLRGESAERQVRLEEGLPKNGCVVEFEGFGTKAYVNILGEKKP
- a CDS encoding nicotinate phosphoribosyltransferase; the encoded protein is MKDFLGFLKTQNMSLFTDYYELTMCAAYFDNQNFEPATFDLFIRRLPENRSYFLFAGLEEALEYLQTLKFTEEQLGYLTKQGFRPDFLDYLRDFKFTGEVWAMPEGTIAFPNEPLLRVTAPIIEAQLAETFLLNSINLQTMIATKASRVVQAAKGKTVIEFGLRREPGIDAGMKVARSSYIAGCQGTSNVLAGMAYGIPVFGTMAHSFIMSYPKEIDAFRAFSKTFPNKTTLLIDTYDDIVGAEKAATVAKELEAKGHRLGGVRLDSGDLAEVSRKVRKLLDAKGLNYVNIFASGDLEEFKIAQLLEDGAPIDAFGVGTKMGTSADRPYLDGIYKLCETQNGDGSFNPIMKLSKDKITHPGRKQVYRFFSNDGNFRKDHIALTEETVEAKPLLEKVMENGKQIKATPTLQEIRETAKANLAKLPAQYKVLTNAPAYPVELSIKLQKLIDKVRRQITENEINHANGKQ